One window from the genome of Metabacillus flavus encodes:
- a CDS encoding YrzI family small protein: MTIHLLFVTVTFKRNIKTKDELNDEKRVRNLMEKVKNRQLML, from the coding sequence ATGACCATCCATTTACTGTTTGTAACGGTAACTTTCAAACGGAACATTAAAACAAAAGATGAATTGAATGACGAAAAGCGTGTCAGGAACCTGATGGAGAAAGTTAAGAACCGTCAGCTTATGCTGTAA
- the yqeH gene encoding ribosome biogenesis GTPase YqeH — MGGKAVREEITCVGCGAVIQTENPGEVGYTPPSALLREPVICQRCFRLKNYNEIQDVALTDADFLKILHGVGETDSLIVKIVDIFDFNGSWISGIQRFAGNNPILLVANKADILPKSVKEQKLIQWMQREAKENGLKPIDIFLVSSSRGQGVKEVAEAIEHYREGKDVYVVGCTNVGKSTFINRIIKEVAGEQDLITTSHYPGTTLDLIEIPLDDGSALYDTPGIINHHQMAHFVNQDDLKLLSPKKEIKPKVFQLNEEQTLFFGGLARFDFIHGGRSTFTCYIPNELYIHRTKLEQADTLYETHRGELLSPPRPDQLEDFPELVPHVFTIKQEKTDIVFSGLGWITVNEPNKKIVAYAPKGVYVGLRNSLI, encoded by the coding sequence ATGGGAGGAAAAGCAGTGAGAGAAGAAATTACCTGTGTTGGCTGCGGAGCCGTTATTCAAACCGAAAACCCTGGAGAAGTCGGGTATACACCCCCAAGCGCGCTGCTCAGAGAGCCCGTAATATGCCAGCGCTGCTTCAGACTGAAAAATTACAATGAAATTCAAGATGTGGCACTTACCGATGCAGATTTTTTAAAAATTCTTCACGGGGTTGGGGAAACAGATTCACTAATTGTTAAGATTGTCGATATCTTCGATTTTAACGGGAGCTGGATCAGCGGGATACAGCGTTTTGCAGGAAACAATCCAATCCTGCTTGTAGCCAATAAAGCTGATATTCTGCCTAAATCAGTAAAGGAACAGAAGCTGATTCAATGGATGCAGCGTGAAGCAAAAGAAAACGGTTTGAAACCAATCGATATATTCTTAGTGAGCTCTTCGAGAGGGCAGGGAGTCAAAGAAGTGGCCGAAGCGATTGAGCATTACCGGGAAGGTAAAGACGTCTATGTTGTAGGCTGTACGAATGTAGGTAAATCTACATTTATCAACAGGATCATCAAAGAAGTGGCAGGGGAACAGGATTTAATTACAACCTCTCATTACCCTGGCACCACCCTGGATTTAATTGAAATCCCACTGGATGACGGTTCTGCACTCTATGATACTCCGGGAATTATTAATCATCATCAGATGGCTCATTTTGTGAATCAGGATGATTTGAAGCTCCTTTCCCCTAAAAAAGAGATCAAGCCCAAAGTGTTCCAGCTGAATGAAGAACAGACTTTGTTTTTTGGAGGGCTGGCTCGGTTCGATTTTATTCATGGAGGAAGAAGTACATTCACCTGCTACATCCCGAATGAGCTTTATATTCACCGGACAAAGCTTGAGCAGGCGGATACCCTGTATGAAACCCATCGAGGAGAGCTTTTATCCCCGCCGAGACCTGATCAGCTCGAAGATTTTCCTGAGCTTGTTCCGCATGTGTTTACAATCAAGCAGGAGAAAACGGATATTGTATTTTCAGGCTTAGGATGGATTACAGTGAACGAACCGAATAAGAAAATTGTTGCCTACGCTCCAAAAGGCGTTTATGTCGGCTTAAGAAACTCGCTTATCTGA
- the yhbY gene encoding ribosome assembly RNA-binding protein YhbY: MLTGKQKRFLRAEAHHLNPIFQVGKGGVNDNMIKQIEEALEGRELLKVSILQNCDEDKDEVAERLSKGARAELVQIIGNTIVLYKESRENKQIKLPN; encoded by the coding sequence ATGCTAACAGGTAAACAAAAACGATTTTTGCGTGCGGAAGCACACCACCTTAACCCTATTTTTCAAGTAGGCAAGGGTGGAGTCAATGACAATATGATTAAGCAAATTGAAGAAGCTCTAGAAGGAAGAGAACTTCTTAAAGTGAGCATTCTTCAAAATTGTGATGAAGATAAAGATGAAGTTGCAGAGAGACTTTCAAAGGGTGCAAGAGCAGAGCTTGTACAGATTATCGGAAATACGATTGTCCTTTATAAAGAATCACGGGAGAATAAGCAGATTAAGCTGCCGAACTGA
- a CDS encoding YrhC family protein has protein sequence MKKQLQDLVLDFKNYAFVLLALGTFFYIGVFVESGQVSEQSTMMGASAFMLAGAIICFNISLSFNKKLQKEAE, from the coding sequence TTGAAAAAGCAGTTGCAGGATTTAGTCCTTGATTTCAAAAATTATGCGTTCGTCCTGTTAGCATTGGGGACATTTTTCTATATAGGAGTATTTGTTGAATCCGGCCAGGTATCAGAGCAATCTACCATGATGGGTGCCTCTGCCTTTATGCTGGCCGGCGCAATTATTTGTTTTAACATTTCTCTTTCCTTTAATAAAAAACTTCAAAAAGAAGCCGAATAA
- a CDS encoding YqeG family HAD IIIA-type phosphatase gives MFLPGEFVKSIFEINPYKLKERNIKGIITDLDNTLVEWDRPSATPKLIEWFKEMNDSGIKVTIVSNNVEKRVKDFSDPLRIPFIYKARKPMGRAFRKAIHDMQLKKEEVVVIGDQLLTDVLGGNRNGFHTILVVPVASTDGAMTKFNRKIERRIMDTLKKKGMIQWEEKQ, from the coding sequence ATGTTTTTACCAGGCGAATTTGTTAAAAGTATATTCGAGATTAACCCTTATAAGCTTAAGGAACGCAATATAAAAGGAATCATCACGGACCTGGATAACACTCTTGTAGAATGGGACAGGCCCAGTGCCACGCCTAAATTAATCGAGTGGTTCAAAGAGATGAATGACAGCGGAATTAAAGTAACCATTGTTTCAAACAACGTCGAAAAACGCGTGAAGGATTTTTCAGATCCTCTTCGTATTCCGTTCATCTACAAAGCCAGGAAACCAATGGGCCGTGCATTCAGAAAAGCCATTCATGATATGCAGCTGAAAAAAGAAGAAGTTGTAGTGATCGGTGATCAGCTCCTGACAGATGTGCTTGGAGGGAACCGGAACGGATTCCATACGATTCTTGTGGTGCCTGTAGCTTCAACAGACGGTGCCATGACAAAATTCAACCGCAAAATTGAGCGCAGAATCATGGACACACTAAAGAAAAAAGGCATGATTCAATGGGAGGAAAAGCAGTGA
- a CDS encoding SGNH/GDSL hydrolase family protein: MKKLLVILCLSLAAGCGAGNNEYNAVAFGDSNTRGANYPIRDYPENEKWVNLLNLSQQGKVNIYNAGIGGETTEDARKRFKKDVLNRHPETVFIMFGTNDAVVLQSGEPRVSKKRFEANLLYFIDEIRKNGGHPILITCLPIVEGNGKDKLYYSRYEKIYYDAGKGARNWHNSYNEIVREIAKREQLPLIDHWRNMVRAAGGDTDTALIASGLIDPSGNHMTPKGARILYQAILDGGLLK; the protein is encoded by the coding sequence TTGAAAAAGCTTTTAGTTATTTTATGTCTCTCACTGGCAGCCGGGTGCGGTGCTGGAAATAACGAATACAATGCGGTTGCGTTTGGAGACAGCAATACAAGGGGTGCGAATTACCCCATTAGGGATTATCCTGAAAATGAAAAATGGGTGAACTTGCTCAACTTATCACAGCAGGGGAAAGTTAATATATACAACGCGGGTATAGGAGGCGAAACAACCGAGGATGCGAGAAAGCGATTTAAAAAGGATGTTTTAAATCGCCATCCTGAAACCGTCTTTATTATGTTCGGTACGAATGATGCGGTGGTTTTGCAAAGCGGAGAGCCAAGGGTTTCAAAAAAAAGGTTTGAAGCGAATCTCCTTTATTTTATAGATGAAATTAGAAAAAACGGCGGGCATCCTATTCTGATTACGTGCCTGCCGATTGTGGAAGGAAACGGGAAAGACAAGCTTTACTATTCAAGATATGAAAAAATCTATTATGATGCAGGAAAGGGCGCGCGGAACTGGCATAATTCCTATAATGAGATCGTAAGAGAAATCGCAAAGAGGGAACAGCTCCCGCTTATTGACCATTGGAGGAACATGGTGAGGGCAGCTGGAGGAGACACAGATACAGCTCTGATCGCATCGGGACTAATCGATCCATCCGGGAATCATATGACTCCAAAGGGAGCAAGAATCCTTTATCAGGCGATTCTTGACGGCGGCCTATTAAAATAA
- a CDS encoding sporulation histidine kinase inhibitor Sda, with amino-acid sequence MRKLSDELLIESYYKATELKLSHDFIELIESEIKRRSLAHMLRNS; translated from the coding sequence ATGCGAAAATTATCGGATGAGCTGCTGATTGAATCCTATTATAAAGCAACCGAATTAAAACTCAGCCATGATTTTATTGAGTTAATCGAATCTGAAATAAAGCGCCGCTCTCTTGCCCACATGCTGAGAAATTCATAA
- the sigK gene encoding RNA polymerase sporulation sigma factor SigK, whose protein sequence is MSGLFTALAYVMREMVFLVSYVKNNAFPQPLSSSDEKKYLQLMAEGDEHARNLLIEHNLRLVAHIVKKFENTGEDAEDLISIGTIGLIKAIESYSQGKGTKLATYAARCIENEILMHLRALKKTKKDVSLHDPIGQDKEGNEISLIDVLKSESEDVIDTIQLNMELEKVKKFIDVLEEREKEVIVGRFGLDLQKEKTQREIAKELGISRSYVSRIEKRALMKMFHEFYRAEKEKNNKKKKR, encoded by the coding sequence TTGTCCGGATTATTCACAGCGCTGGCCTATGTCATGAGGGAAATGGTTTTTCTTGTAAGCTACGTAAAGAACAATGCGTTCCCGCAGCCACTGTCATCCAGCGATGAAAAGAAATACCTTCAGCTGATGGCAGAAGGCGATGAACATGCCAGAAATCTTTTGATTGAGCATAATTTAAGGCTTGTCGCACATATTGTCAAAAAGTTCGAGAACACAGGTGAGGACGCCGAGGACCTGATTTCGATCGGAACGATCGGACTGATCAAAGCAATTGAGAGCTATTCACAGGGAAAAGGGACGAAGCTTGCAACATATGCCGCAAGATGTATTGAAAACGAAATTTTGATGCATTTAAGAGCGTTGAAAAAGACTAAGAAAGACGTGTCCCTTCATGATCCGATTGGTCAGGATAAAGAAGGAAATGAAATATCGCTCATTGACGTTCTTAAATCCGAGAGTGAAGACGTTATTGATACCATTCAGCTGAATATGGAGCTTGAAAAGGTGAAAAAATTTATCGATGTGTTAGAGGAGCGGGAAAAAGAGGTCATTGTCGGCCGATTCGGGCTCGACTTGCAAAAAGAAAAAACGCAGAGGGAAATCGCAAAAGAGCTGGGCATATCAAGGAGCTATGTATCTCGCATTGAGAAACGGGCGCTCATGAAAATGTTCCACGAATTTTATCGTGCTGAGAAAGAGAAAAACAACAAAAAAAAGAAAAGATAA
- the aroE gene encoding shikimate dehydrogenase encodes MADLYGIIGCPVGHSMSPDIHNRSFKDQKLDAVYHRFHVEKDQLGAAVNGIRALGIKGVNVTIPHKENVIAYLDHVDKTAAEMGAVNTIVNLDGVLTGYNTDGPGYLESIKPFLTSPLSEMKCLIIGAGGAARGIYTALAHAQTGRIDVANRTKEKALAIIQEYDAAVPGRTLSLEEAECHLAEYHLVIQTTSIGMSPNINDQPISLENISEGTLVSDIIYNPIKTAFIKDAEQRGCRVIPGVGMFIYQAALSFRHWTGKMPDIQLMESVVLEKLGGK; translated from the coding sequence ATGGCAGATTTATATGGTATAATCGGATGTCCCGTTGGCCATTCCATGTCACCTGACATTCACAACCGCTCCTTTAAGGATCAGAAATTGGATGCAGTCTACCACAGGTTTCATGTTGAAAAAGACCAGCTTGGTGCAGCGGTTAACGGAATCAGGGCTCTTGGCATAAAGGGAGTCAATGTAACCATTCCCCATAAAGAGAATGTAATCGCCTATTTAGACCATGTGGATAAGACAGCTGCAGAAATGGGAGCCGTCAACACGATCGTTAACCTGGATGGCGTGTTGACCGGATATAATACAGATGGTCCAGGGTACCTGGAGTCCATTAAACCATTCTTAACGTCCCCGCTATCTGAAATGAAATGCCTGATTATTGGAGCAGGCGGAGCTGCAAGAGGAATCTATACCGCACTCGCACATGCTCAGACAGGCAGAATAGACGTGGCCAACAGAACAAAAGAAAAAGCATTGGCCATAATTCAAGAATATGATGCAGCTGTTCCTGGACGGACATTGAGTCTCGAGGAAGCGGAGTGTCATCTTGCTGAATATCACCTTGTCATACAGACGACTTCTATTGGAATGTCGCCTAATATAAATGACCAGCCGATTTCCCTTGAAAATATTTCAGAAGGAACGCTCGTGAGCGATATCATATACAACCCGATAAAAACAGCTTTTATAAAGGATGCGGAACAGCGCGGCTGCCGCGTTATTCCAGGGGTTGGAATGTTTATTTATCAGGCTGCGCTTTCCTTCCGGCACTGGACAGGGAAAATGCCGGACATTCAGCTCATGGAATCAGTAGTTTTGGAAAAATTAGGAGGCAAATAA
- a CDS encoding nicotinate-nucleotide adenylyltransferase, translating into MKEIGIFGGTFDPPHFGHLLMASEVKAALSLDEIWFLPNSLPPHKQDEEHSSPMDRCEMLELAISGKEGFLVEPIELERTGPSYTYDTIVLLREKYPEYHFSFIIGADMIEYLPKWNRVDQLLSMVRFVGVGRPGYSPDTAYSLTMVDVPQFDVSSSMIRHRIEQGITTSFLLQDKIMDLIKEKGLYGK; encoded by the coding sequence ATGAAGGAAATTGGTATTTTTGGCGGTACATTTGATCCGCCCCATTTCGGTCACCTGCTTATGGCAAGCGAAGTAAAGGCTGCCCTCTCTTTGGATGAAATATGGTTCCTGCCAAACAGCCTTCCCCCTCATAAACAGGATGAGGAGCATTCAAGTCCGATGGACCGCTGCGAAATGCTCGAGCTTGCTATCAGCGGAAAAGAGGGATTCCTGGTGGAACCAATCGAACTTGAGCGGACCGGTCCTTCTTATACATATGATACGATTGTGCTGCTGAGGGAAAAATATCCTGAGTATCATTTTTCATTTATCATCGGAGCAGATATGATTGAATATTTGCCAAAATGGAACCGAGTCGATCAGCTTTTATCTATGGTCCGTTTTGTGGGAGTGGGCAGGCCTGGTTATTCTCCGGATACAGCCTACAGTTTGACCATGGTCGACGTTCCTCAATTTGACGTTTCATCGTCTATGATCAGGCACAGGATTGAACAAGGCATAACAACAAGTTTTTTGCTGCAGGATAAAATAATGGACTTAATTAAGGAGAAGGGGCTGTATGGAAAGTAA